ACTTTAATTGTCAAAGCTCCTTTTACTAATTTAATCAGGGATTAAATTATTTATTTTTTAAGATCGTTTAATTCTGCCTCAACATCTTTAACCACATTGGTTGTCTGAGACACAATTTGATCTTTATACTTATCGTAACCATCTTTTACCGTGTGCGCAACACTGTTAGCTGTTTCCTTGAAAGTAGAAGAAATATTGTTATACTGATCTTTTACCTTTTCTGAAACCTCTCCATATTTGTCCTTCGCCTGATCTTTTAGATCGTTGGCTTTAGTTTTAATTTTTTTTCTTGTTTCTTTTCCTTCTTCGGGAGCGTAAAGCATTCCTAAAATTACACCTGCTGCAGCACCTGCAAGAAGTCCCGCTAATATACCTGCTGTATTGTTTCCTTTTCTAGACATTTTTCGTTTTTTTAATAGTTAATAAAGATTAGTTTCTATATGCTTAAAGTCTACAATTAATATACCAAAGGAGGTCGATGTCGCAATAAATGTTGTTAAATCGTTTGAATGTGAGATAAAATTGCGTCTATGGTTTCTCTTTTGGTAAGATTGGTATTGTCGATGACAATGGCATCATCTGCCTGCCTTAATGGCGCAATTTCTCTTTCGCTGTCAATTTTGTCACGTTCGATCAGGTTATGTTTCACCTGTTGTTCATCTGCCTCAATACCAAGGCTCAGGAGTTCCAGATATCTTCTTTTGGTTCTTTCATCGATGCTTGCTGTAAGGAAAAATTTGAATTCGGCATTAGGCAGAACCACAGTTCCGATATCTCTTCCATCCATAATGATTCCTCCTTTTTCCGCTAAGTTACGTTGAGACTGCAGTAGAAAATCTCTTACCTCCTTCTGCTTGGCCACCAGACTTACATTATCGGACACTTCGTTGGTTCTGATTTGTTTTGAAATATCTATGTGATTAAGAAAAAGAATTAATTCTCCTTTATTGTTTTTAAATTCAAGATCGATTTGTTCTAAACTTGAGAAAAGTTTTGCTAAATCTATAGAGCCCGATTCGTTTGTGCAGTTTTGTAATGCAAACCACGTAACCCCCCGGTAAAGAGCGCCCGTATCCAGATGAATAAGTCCTAATTTATCGGCAATAACTTTTGAGATTGAACTTTTTCCGGTAGACGAGTACCCATCGATAGCAATTACAGGTTTTTTCATTCCGCAAATTTCAAGAATTTTTCTTAAAAACCAAGAAAACCTTAAGAAAATCTCTTAAGGTTTTTGTTTTATATTGTTTTACAATGTTATCTGAATTAATATCCTGCGTGGCTGCTTAAATCAACTGAGACTCCTATCTGGTTGACATTAGATGCGTTATGGTAACGGATGTGCGCGTAGTCCAAACGGAATCTCGCAATCTTAATTCCAAAACCACCCGAAAGTCCGGAGAAGTTTCTTTGATCTGCCACTGCCAGTTCGTTTCCTCTTTTTACATTATATCCCAATCGGATATTGAAATTTTTCTCAGGAAAGAGTTCTGCACCTACAGAAAAGTGATCGGCAATTTTTCTTCCTACATTCACTTCCTGCCCGTTTACATTATAATCTGAGGAAATATCAAACTCCTGTAAATCGTGGGCGGTAATCGTAATAGCCAAAGGAATTGCTTTCAGGGTTCTTGTATATCCAAGATCTATTCTGAAAGGAAGATTTTCTCTGGTTCCGTTAAAAGATTTAAACTGATATCCGAAATTTCTAAGAACCAAAGAGGCAACTTCTTTACTTTTCTTGTTATGATAGGTAATTCCGGCAGTTCCCGCAATGGCAGAAGAAGTATAATTATCTATTTTTGATGTGATAAAATTCAGCCCTCCGCCAATAGTCCAGTCTTCCTCGAACTGATAGGCATATCCCGCTCCGATGGCAACATCAGAGGCAGAAAATGTTCCGTTTTCGTAACCGCTTTCGTCTGTTCTAGGGATATTTCCGTAGCTCATATACCGTGCATTTACGGTGGCCATATGACCGTTATCAAAGTCTCTGGCGTATGCTATGGTTCCGTATTTAGAATCTGCCAGATAAGCAGCTCCGTTAACAGACAGCTGTTTATCAGAATCTCTATTTAACAACGCCGGGTTTGCAATCGCAAAGGAAGCATCATAATCTCGTATGGTAATTGCATCTCCACCCAAGGCAGCCTGTCTTGCAGACACAGGAATGTTTAAGAAAGGATAAACATTTGCTCCCGTTTGTGCATAAGAAACAATTCCTGACAGAAATAATGAAAAAATGACAATTTTCTTCAATTCAGTTTATTATTAATGCAAAAATAATCCTTTTTCGTACTTTTCAAAATATTTATGACATTATTTATACGTAAATATTTAAGTTTTGTGAAAATTGTGGTTTTTTGTCAACATCATTCCATTTATTTTGAATACTAGAGGGATTTAAACAAATTTAAAATTAATTATGGCTTAGCATAAAAAAAAATGGAGTTTCAATTAAGCAAGATTTATTATCAAATAAGAAATAGAAGAGGCTTTATTTAAAGTAAATTCAAATTATTTATCATTAAAAAGCCTTTGTTGGAGGTGTAAAATGGTACTTTTAAAATTTATAATCTATAATATAGAATCAACCTTATTAATGATTATATTTGCAAAGTCAAATTTTGACGCATTCTAACGAAAAAAAGTTATTTAAAATAAAGATGAAATATAAAAGAATCCTTCTTAAGCTAAGTGGTGAGGCCTTAATGGGTAACAGACAGTATGGTATTGATACTGACAGGCTGCAGGAATATGCTGCTGAAATAAAAAAAGTGGTAGAAAAAGGCTGTGAAGTTGCCATTGTAATTGGAGGAGGAAATATTTTCCGTGGAGTAGCGGGTGCTGCAAAAGGGATGGACAGAGTGCAGGGAGATTATATGGGA
The sequence above is a segment of the Chryseobacterium sp. MYb264 genome. Coding sequences within it:
- a CDS encoding YtxH domain-containing protein; translation: MSRKGNNTAGILAGLLAGAAAGVILGMLYAPEEGKETRKKIKTKANDLKDQAKDKYGEVSEKVKDQYNNISSTFKETANSVAHTVKDGYDKYKDQIVSQTTNVVKDVEAELNDLKK
- the cmk gene encoding (d)CMP kinase, giving the protein MKKPVIAIDGYSSTGKSSISKVIADKLGLIHLDTGALYRGVTWFALQNCTNESGSIDLAKLFSSLEQIDLEFKNNKGELILFLNHIDISKQIRTNEVSDNVSLVAKQKEVRDFLLQSQRNLAEKGGIIMDGRDIGTVVLPNAEFKFFLTASIDERTKRRYLELLSLGIEADEQQVKHNLIERDKIDSEREIAPLRQADDAIVIDNTNLTKRETIDAILSHIQTI
- the porQ gene encoding type IX secretion system protein PorQ; protein product: MKKIVIFSLFLSGIVSYAQTGANVYPFLNIPVSARQAALGGDAITIRDYDASFAIANPALLNRDSDKQLSVNGAAYLADSKYGTIAYARDFDNGHMATVNARYMSYGNIPRTDESGYENGTFSASDVAIGAGYAYQFEEDWTIGGGLNFITSKIDNYTSSAIAGTAGITYHNKKSKEVASLVLRNFGYQFKSFNGTRENLPFRIDLGYTRTLKAIPLAITITAHDLQEFDISSDYNVNGQEVNVGRKIADHFSVGAELFPEKNFNIRLGYNVKRGNELAVADQRNFSGLSGGFGIKIARFRLDYAHIRYHNASNVNQIGVSVDLSSHAGY